ACGCCGGCAACAGCAGCATTCAGGCACAACTCGACCAGGTATTCAGCTACCTCGCCAATCAACAGGTGGCACAGGCCGAAGCCTTACTGAATAACCTGGGTGGCGGCAATACCGGCACCGGTGTGTATATCAAAAACAAATGGCTGAGCACTTACCTCTATGAAGACAATGGCCAGGTAAAATATAGTACCACCAATTCAGGTAATCAATATAAATGGGTGCAGGAAACTGTGAATGGACATATTCGTTTCAGGAACCTTTCCACAGGACATTACCTGAATATAGAACATCTGTATGCTTATGTAGAAAGCTCCGGTGTACCGAATACCTACTACAGCAGTTACTGGGTGCTGGAGAGTTACAATGGGTATACAAGGCTGAAAAATGAATGGCAGAGCACCTACCTGAATCTTGAAAATCAAAGCGGGTTTGCACAATGTACAGTTGTGCCCAATTATTTTGAAAGTAGTCAATGGACCTTACAACAGTAATCATTTACCCAATACGGGGATGTATCTTAAGTAAAAAGAAGCCGCTGAGAATCACTTGCTAAAATTTTGTCTCCCTCGGGAACCCGGATAAAAACATTCATGAAAGAGGGAATTCACAAATGGTAATGAAAACCTTTTTAGAAAAGAGGCTGTCGAAGTCCGAGACAGCCTCCTTTTATTCGTATCCCGATGAAGTCGGGTACCCGTTTAAACAATTCTCAGCGGTTATTTCTATTTATGAGCCAACCTCCCTGGCTGGTTACCATCTAACCTAAGCGTCTTAAATAATCTCACTAAGGAGATGTCGATACGTAATCATACGGCACCTGATCCGCTACCTTCTCCCATCCCCAATACCCGCTGAATAACATTGCTAAGGGATTCACACAAACCCCGTCCTTACTAAACGTACAATCCGCCTGCATAAACCGTATCATTGACTCCTGTTGCCTTGGCAATCTCCCCATCAATCTTGCATATTTATTCGCTTCCAGCTCCTTTATATAACTTACCATCAGCATATTCTCACAGTGCAATTCATACTTATCCACCAAACTATCAGACGGCTTCATCAGATCTATCGGCAGTAAAGGGGTCGGCATCCTGTAATTCACATAACTACTATCATCAGAATACGCATCACTGTCCATCATGATCTTACCATTCTTCACAATCGTATCCTTCACATATCCACGCTGCCTCTGCCTCCGCACTATTTCATTCACAACAAAACCTTCTGCTGCTGTATTCCCATTGATCAATGATCTGAAAAAATGTAAGGATGAACCATGAAACACCGCTTCCCTGTTCGCTGCCCACAGCCGCCTCTGCGCCTTCTTCTTCGTGGTCATATTCTCATAAAATGCATAGCCATAATATGAGATCGTATGGTTCCTGTCTGAATTCACATACTGCTTCAGCAGAAACCTGATCTTATAACCCAATGCCGCGTTAATAATCACCAGGTAATCTTCTGTACTCGCCTTCAGTGCCTGCTCCGCATTATCGTACCCAATATCCAGTAGCTCATCATTCGTAATCACACAAGTCTTTGCAAACTCCGTCTTTCCAATAAATGTTTCTTTGAACTTTTTAATATTCGCCTCCCGCTTCGGATCACGCTTTACCTCAAAAGCTTTCAATACCGTTGCCTTCGGCTGCAAGGCGATCTTTATATGCACATCTTCTGTATTCACATCCAGGAAATTCGACACCGTTTCATAGCCCACATAAGATGCAATCAACTCATACCTTCCCGGTACCACAGCGCCTATATTAAAACTACCACCTTCAGTAGCCGTTCCACCCTTACTCGTATTATTAATAAACACTGTAGCAAAACCCAATGGCTTGCCATCAGTAGCTGATACGACCGTACCCGTAATTTTGACCTGTGCAGATACGAACTTCGTCAGTGTGAACAAATAACAGAGGAATAGAATTTTTTTCATGGCCGCGAAATAACATCGAAGATGGAAAGACATTTTGTTAATATCGATGTAAAGGCAGGATGTGCAGATAAAACACGATTTTTGAATAATAGCTCAAAAAGCCGGGGATGTATCATCAGTAAAATGAAGCCACTGAGAATCGCTTGATAAAATTTCTCCATCAGGGTATCAGGGATACGAATAAAAGGAGGCTGTATCGGACTATGATACAGCCTCCTTTTATTCATATCCCCGATGGAGTCGGGTACCCGTTTAAGCAATTCTCAGCCCTTATTGTTATTTATGGAGTAATGACCCGCGGCCAGCTTAATAATGAAATATCAATAATTAGGATTCTTCGTTTCCGCACTGCCCGCTCCTCCCGGATTCAGATCTGCTTCATCTGCCGGCACATCCCAGTAATCCATAAAATTAAAATTGATCGTCACATTCTTACTCAATTTCCCAGCCTTCGTCAGGAAATTATTCCCATAACTTCCCCCACCAGATCCGATAGCATAAGACCATCCCCACCTGCGCATATCATAAAATGATAAGCCTCTGAACACCAGCGATACCCTTCTTTCCATCACCAGCTCCTGCATGGCATTCACAGCTGACAAACCCGTTCCCGTCACCGCTGCAACACCTGAACCCTGGTAGCTTCTCACTGCATCTACATAGGCCAGACCAGCTTCTGTATTCCCCAAACGAAGGTTTGCCTCCGCCAGCATCAGCGCATTCTCCTCATAACTGCCCGCTATATATTGCTCATAAGC
This window of the Chitinophaga sancti genome carries:
- a CDS encoding carboxypeptidase-like regulatory domain-containing protein, which translates into the protein MKKILFLCYLFTLTKFVSAQVKITGTVVSATDGKPLGFATVFINNTSKGGTATEGGSFNIGAVVPGRYELIASYVGYETVSNFLDVNTEDVHIKIALQPKATVLKAFEVKRDPKREANIKKFKETFIGKTEFAKTCVITNDELLDIGYDNAEQALKASTEDYLVIINAALGYKIRFLLKQYVNSDRNHTISYYGYAFYENMTTKKKAQRRLWAANREAVFHGSSLHFFRSLINGNTAAEGFVVNEIVRRQRQRGYVKDTIVKNGKIMMDSDAYSDDSSYVNYRMPTPLLPIDLMKPSDSLVDKYELHCENMLMVSYIKELEANKYARLMGRLPRQQESMIRFMQADCTFSKDGVCVNPLAMLFSGYWGWEKVADQVPYDYVSTSP